From Candidatus Zixiibacteriota bacterium:
CTGGCGTACGTCATCGCCCACGAGGTCGGCCATCATGTGCAGAATCTGCTGGGGATTTCCGAGCAGGTAATATCCAAGCAAGGCCGGCTGAGTGAGACCGAGTACAATCGCCTGACGGTGAAGATGGAGCTTCAGGCCGATTTCTTTGCCGGGGTCTGGGCGCATTATGCCGAGCGCACCGCGGGCTTGCTGGAACAAGGGGATATCGAAGAAGGAATGAATGCCGCGGCGGCCGTCGGCGATGACCGAATCATGAAGCAGACTCAGGGCTACGTCGTCCCGGATGCCTTCACCCATGGCACTTCCGAGCAGCGTGTGCGCTGGTTCATGAAAGGTTATCAGACGGGCGATGTCAGTCAGGGCGACACATTCAACGCAACACGGCTTTAGGGTAGAGGGCTGTTCCGCGGGCTTGGTCGATAACTGCATGCTTCGACCAGGGTGATGCTCTGTACGGCATCTCATGCCTCGAAATCTTAACCAGACGACAAAAGTGGTCTTTTGATCGGCTTGTTGTGAATTCCGGGGCACAAGCTTGTGATTCCTGTATAATTGAGTTTTCTGACCATTTTGCCGCCTGCGATCGCTATCTTCCAGCATAATCGATCGTATCTTCCGGGCTGTTTCGAGTCTTGAAAGGAAGTCACTCCATGCGTTTTCGTATGAAGCTGTCGCATCTCCTCACGGCGATGCTGGTGTCGCTGACACTGGCGGCGGACGGTTGGCTCACGAGCTGCTCCAAGTCTTCGCAGGTTGAAGATGAGGACACGGACGGCACGCCGCCAACGGCAATATCTGACTTAGAAGTTCTCTCGTCGACTGCGCAGACGGCGATGCTGCAGTGGACAACGCCGGCTGATCTACGCGATGACGGTTCCGGCGGGATGGTGGACCAGTATGACTTGCGAGTTTCATTCGACAGTATCACGACGCAGAACTTTGCCAGTGCTGTTGTCATCACCTCGGTGCCGGGGCTGCTACCGGCCGGGCACGTGCAGCAGTGGCCGGTCGACGGATTGACGCCGGGGGCGACGCACTTCTTCGCACTCAAATCAGCCGACGATCGCGGGAATTGGAGCGCGCTTTCAAATTGCGTCTCAGTGAAGTGCGCGGCGCTCGTGAAGGTGGTGTTCAGTGATCCGATGCTGGAGCAGGCGATCCGGGCGCGACTGGGACGGTCCACAGGTGATATCCTGAGTGCGGATGTCGACACGATCTGGCAGGTGGTCATTCAGGATGCCGGAATCCAGTCGCTCAACGGCATGGAACATTTCACCTCGTTAAGAGTTGCCAACTTCACCGACAACGAGGTCGTCGACCTCACGCCGATCGGTGGACTGCCGCTCCTGGCCGGACTGTACATGGCGCGCAACCAGATCAGCGATTTGACGCCGCTGGCGGGAATGAAAAGTTTGCGCCAAATTCACCTCGATGATAATCCGCTCAGCGATATCGGACCGCTGGCCTCGGTCGATTCGCTGCAGCAGTTGATCTTGTGGGGCACACAGGTCACCGACTTCTCGCCGCTCTACGGGCTCTATTTTCTGAGTGATTGTGGCTTTGATCGCATGAACCTGACGGAGATCGGCTTCATGAGCCATCTGAAGCGACCGCAGATTTGCGGATTAGCGTTCAACCAGATCACTTCCGTGGAACCGTTGCGGGGGTTGTACATGCTGGAAGCGCTCAATCTCATGCAGAACCAGATCAGCGACATCTCAGCGCTGGCGGCGTTAGCTGGCTTGCGTGAATTGAAGTTGACCAACAATCAGATCACCGACATCATGCCACTCGTCAACAATACCGGGCTGCTGTCGGGAGATGTGGTCTATCTGGAAGGAAATCCGCTATCGCAGTATTCTATCAATGTGCTGATACCGACCTTGGAGACACGCGGGGTGACCGTGCACCATTAGCGAGCGCCGCGCTCACTATAGATTCCATTTCAGTGAAGTCGTGATCGCGAGATTCCGGGGCAGCCCCGGCTCCAGATACACCGGCGCGCCACTGATGCGGCCGCGATCCGGGTTGATATAGACGGAAGCCGCATAGCGCTGATCGGTCAGGTTCT
This genomic window contains:
- a CDS encoding leucine-rich repeat domain-containing protein, whose product is MRFRMKLSHLLTAMLVSLTLAADGWLTSCSKSSQVEDEDTDGTPPTAISDLEVLSSTAQTAMLQWTTPADLRDDGSGGMVDQYDLRVSFDSITTQNFASAVVITSVPGLLPAGHVQQWPVDGLTPGATHFFALKSADDRGNWSALSNCVSVKCAALVKVVFSDPMLEQAIRARLGRSTGDILSADVDTIWQVVIQDAGIQSLNGMEHFTSLRVANFTDNEVVDLTPIGGLPLLAGLYMARNQISDLTPLAGMKSLRQIHLDDNPLSDIGPLASVDSLQQLILWGTQVTDFSPLYGLYFLSDCGFDRMNLTEIGFMSHLKRPQICGLAFNQITSVEPLRGLYMLEALNLMQNQISDISALAALAGLRELKLTNNQITDIMPLVNNTGLLSGDVVYLEGNPLSQYSINVLIPTLETRGVTVHH